In Aptenodytes patagonicus chromosome 8, bAptPat1.pri.cur, whole genome shotgun sequence, a genomic segment contains:
- the LOC143164333 gene encoding 2-epi-5-epi-valiolone synthase-like, which translates to MPVSEEAFAPAALATVPQKAQQTDFQLVRVKSTWCRIKKGEPLSNCEDKITLSEAKIGECISEGGISWTIEAPIYFCYKVVETYNVLDPSNTTLLWGHITDPLQLELATSSKRKLRRFIVIDEVVDELYGSKVREYFEENNVQHKILALPTTEETKSMDLVLNILQEVQNFSIDRRTEPIIAIGGGVCLDIVGLAASLYRRRTPYIRVPTTLLSYVDASVGAKNGVNFLQCKNKLGGYTPPVASFLDRSFIQSIPRRHISNGLGEILKMALMKHKGLFDLLKSHGKYLLDTKFQSYSGSTDHGDAALQTTRIAIETMLEELAPNLWEDDLDRLVDFGHLISPELEMRVLPSLMHGEAVNVDMAFMTYVAHVRGLITAEEKEQIIQCMRGLELPVWHGGCSWPLIKKALMERLKHSGGQPRMPLPTGLGVAEIFNDTSEETLERAYKLWVRDCKTVLEEEPAAL; encoded by the exons ATGCCGGTGTCAGAGGAGGCCTTTGCTCCAGCAGCCCTGGCCACCGTGCCTCAGAAGGCCCAGCAGACAGACTTCCAGCTGGTGCGAGTCAAGAGCACGTGGTGCCGGATCAAGAAAGGAGAACCCCTTTCCAACTGCGAGGACAAGATAACTCTCTCCGAAGCAAAAAT AGGTGAATGCATCTCCGAAGGTGGGATTTCCTGGACAATTGAAGCTCCCATCTATTTTTGCTACAAAGTGGTAGAAACATACAATGTTCTGGATCCCTCTAACACTACTCTGCTCTGGGGTCACATTACTGACCCCCTGCAACTAGAGCTAGCCACTAGCAGCAAAAGGAAGCTGAGGCGCTTTATTGTCATAGATGAAGTCGTTGATGAACTTTATGGCTCCAAAGTCAGAGAATACTTTGAAGAGAATAACGTTCAGCACAAAATCCTCGCCCTGCCTACCACCGAAGAAACGAAATCCATGGACCTGGTCTTGAACATCTTGCAAGAAGTCCAGAACTTCAGCATTGACAGGCGAACTGAGCCCATCATCGCCATCGGAGGTGGTGTCTGCCTGGACATTGTAGGACTAGCCGCGTCGCTCTATCGAAGACGTACCCCTTACATTCGGGTCCCAACAACCCTCCTCTCTTACGTTGATGCCAGCGTGGGGGCCAAGAATGGGGTGAATTTTCTACAGTGTAAGAACAAGCTTGGGGGCTACACCCCGCCGGTAGCTAGTTTCCTGGATAGATCCTTCATTCAGAGCATTCCTCGGCGACACATCTCCAATGGCCTTGGTGAAATTTTAAAG ATGGCACTCATGAAACACAAAGGGCTGTTTGACCTGCTCAAGAGCCATGGGAAATACCTGCTGGACACCAAGTTCCAGTCCTACAGTGGCTCTACTGACCACGGGGACGCTGCACTGCAGACTACCAGGATTGCTATTGAAACCATGTTGGAAGAGCTGGCTCCCAACCTCTGGGAGGATGACCTGGATAGACTGGTTGATTTCGGTCACCTTATAAGCCCAGAGCTGGAAATG AGGGTTTTGCCATCGCTGATGCATGGAGAAGCTGTGAACGTCGACATGGCATTCATGACGTACGTCGCCCACGTGCGGGGGCTCATCACTGCCGAAGAGAAGGAACAGATCATCCAGTGCATGAGGGGCCTGGAGCTGCCGGTCTGGCACGGCGGCTGCAGCTGGCCCCTCATCAAGAAAGCCCTGATGGAGCGCCTGAAACACAGCGGGGGACAGCCCCGGATGCCTCTCCCCACCGGCCTGGGTGTAGCAG AGATATTCAATGATACTAGCGAAGAGACCCTGGAAAGAGCGTACAAGCTGTGGGTCAGGGACTGCAAGACGGTGCTGGAAGAAGAGCCGGCTGCTCTCTGA